From the Verrucomicrobiia bacterium genome, one window contains:
- the pyrF gene encoding orotidine-5'-phosphate decarboxylase: protein MSFEPKLKAACSGSGHLCLGLDTELEKLPVPFAKSPDSILKFNLEMVELSANYVSAYKPNLGFYEALGSLGWEILKKTCAAIPKGKIIILDGKRGDIGNTARMYARAMFDELGGDALTVNPYLGSDSLLPFIENPEKGIYLLCLTSNAGASDFQLFPPADPLYLRVARRASDWNKNKNIGLVVGATHPQQLAAVREAAPALPFLIPGVGAQGGSLAEAVRYGTDAGKIPSLINVSRSVLYASSGPDYKEKAEAELKKMKAEIDSLLSVWV from the coding sequence ATGAGCTTCGAGCCCAAACTTAAAGCGGCTTGCTCGGGCTCCGGCCATCTCTGTTTGGGACTGGACACGGAGCTGGAGAAGCTTCCCGTTCCGTTCGCCAAGTCGCCCGATTCGATTTTGAAGTTCAATCTGGAGATGGTTGAACTTTCCGCCAATTATGTTTCCGCTTACAAGCCGAATCTGGGGTTTTATGAGGCCTTGGGGAGTTTGGGCTGGGAAATCCTGAAGAAGACCTGCGCGGCGATTCCGAAGGGTAAAATCATCATCCTTGACGGCAAGCGGGGGGATATCGGCAACACGGCGCGGATGTATGCGCGGGCCATGTTCGACGAGCTGGGGGGGGATGCCTTGACGGTGAACCCGTATTTAGGTTCCGATTCGCTTTTACCCTTCATTGAAAACCCGGAAAAGGGCATTTATCTGCTTTGCTTGACTTCCAACGCCGGGGCTTCCGATTTTCAACTGTTTCCGCCTGCCGACCCGCTTTATCTGCGGGTGGCGCGGCGGGCTTCCGACTGGAACAAAAACAAAAACATCGGATTGGTGGTCGGGGCCACCCATCCGCAGCAGCTGGCTGCCGTTCGGGAAGCGGCTCCGGCGCTTCCCTTTTTGATTCCCGGCGTGGGGGCACAGGGGGGGAGTTTGGCCGAGGCCGTGCGCTACGGAACGGATGCTGGAAAAATTCCATCGCTTATCAACGTCTCCCGTTCAGTTTTGTATGCTTCGTCCGGCCCCGACTACAAGGAAAAGGCGGAGGCGGAACTGAAAAAAATGAAAGCGGAAATCGATTCGCTCCTTTCCGTTTGGGTTTAG
- a CDS encoding dihydroorotate dehydrogenase electron transfer subunit, whose amino-acid sequence MLKDYDAVVTQAKKLPGRMFFLEFAVPELAKKCAPGEFVMIQVEPGTDPFLRRAFSVFYADPKKGKLTILGKSYGFGTTLLREKRIGDRLKMVGPLGNRFGRAKKKERTLLVAGGVGLAPLYFYEQDLSKNMRRDAQLFLGTRSKDEALALKKLMPSATNLQFATDDGSYGYRGRVTDLLEKWLEKNGNGSPVRILSCGPDGMMAKTVEIAKKFGLPIEVSLETAMACGYGICIGCAVKSVPDEKMESEFPRTSDGFIYQRACIDGPVFNGRQLVWEAD is encoded by the coding sequence CGGATGTTTTTCCTTGAATTTGCCGTCCCCGAGCTGGCAAAAAAATGCGCCCCGGGGGAGTTCGTAATGATTCAAGTCGAGCCGGGCACAGACCCTTTTCTGCGGCGGGCTTTTTCGGTCTTTTACGCCGACCCCAAAAAGGGGAAATTGACGATACTCGGCAAAAGCTACGGCTTCGGCACCACGCTTTTGCGGGAGAAAAGAATTGGAGACCGCTTAAAAATGGTCGGGCCGCTCGGCAACCGTTTCGGACGGGCCAAAAAGAAGGAGCGGACCCTTCTGGTTGCCGGTGGAGTCGGCCTGGCTCCGCTTTATTTTTATGAGCAGGATTTGTCGAAAAATATGCGTCGGGATGCCCAGCTCTTTTTGGGGACGCGGTCAAAAGATGAGGCGCTGGCCTTGAAAAAACTGATGCCTTCTGCGACCAATCTTCAATTCGCCACCGATGACGGCTCCTACGGCTACCGGGGGCGCGTCACGGATTTGTTGGAAAAGTGGCTAGAGAAGAATGGAAATGGGAGCCCGGTTCGGATTCTTTCCTGCGGGCCGGATGGGATGATGGCCAAGACGGTGGAAATCGCCAAAAAATTCGGTCTGCCCATTGAGGTGTCCTTGGAGACGGCGATGGCCTGCGGGTACGGCATCTGCATCGGCTGCGCGGTCAAGTCCGTCCCGGACGAAAAAATGGAATCGGAATTTCCCAGAACTTCGGACGGCTTCATCTACCAGCGGGCCTGCATCGACGGGCCGGTTTTCAACGGGCGCCAACTCGTGTGGGAGGCGGATTGA